In the Verrucomicrobiota bacterium genome, GACCGGCGATGAAACTCGCCATTCTTCACCACCGCCAGCATCTTGCCGCGATCCAGCAACACGCCTGGATCGGCCAACGGATCGCCAGCGACCAACAACAGGTCGGCAAGGAAACCAGGTTGAATTTGCCCTAATTCTAGGGGCATTCCCATGGCAGCACCGCCGTGCTGGGTCATGCTCAGAATCGCCTCCATCGGGTTGAAATCACAGTAACGGATCAAGTGTTCGATGTCGCGCGCGTTGTCGCCATGCGGCGTCACAAAAAAACCGTAGTCACCCCCGCCCAAAATCCGAATGCCGCGCTTTTTCATTTCTTTCAGGCCACGAGCCGCCCCCTCCAGTTCCTCGCGAAATCCGAATTCCTGAACCTGCTGTTCCGTGAACCACTTCGAGCCGTGGTAGGCTGCCGTCGCGGTGAAACCAAGGTTGGGGCTCACGAAGACCCAATCCTTATTGGCCTCCAACAAGTCGAGCGCTTCCTCGTCGGCATAGTTCGCGTGGTAGATCACCTTCACCCCGTACTTCACGGCCAGCTTGACCGAACCGGCGCTTCGCGCGTGAGCGCTCATGCGCTTGCCATGTGCATGCACGACTTCAGCAGCGGCGGCAACCTCCGCCTCGCTCATCACC is a window encoding:
- a CDS encoding amidohydrolase family protein — translated: MTKTVFTSVQILDGTGAQPYPGEIVVEGNRITEVARLPARVTRDQADLVEGRGATLMPGLIESHAHLSIENADDLAKIGMIPPEETTLIAVRNAKLYLDCGITSCISAASAKPRTDVVIRNAIQKGEIPGPRLLAASPWLTVTGGLGDMRTQHMPHMSSMALVLDGPEAFRSRTRELIREGVDIIKLVISGDTFVPHAPSQSTVMSEAEVAAAAEVVHAHGKRMSAHARSAGSVKLAVKYGVKVIYHANYADEEALDLLEANKDWVFVSPNLGFTATAAYHGSKWFTEQQVQEFGFREELEGAARGLKEMKKRGIRILGGGDYGFFVTPHGDNARDIEHLIRYCDFNPMEAILSMTQHGGAAMGMPLELGQIQPGFLADLLLVAGDPLADPGVLLDRGKMLAVVKNGEFHRRSV